The genomic DNA GTCGGGGAAGTTGCGCAGGCCGTAGGAGAGGCGCGGCAGGCTCGGCTCGATCCCCAGCCGCAGCGTCAGCTCCCGCTTCTCGCGCGGGTGCTCGGTCACGACCGTCACGGTCTTCCCCTGCTTGAACAGCGGGGCCAGCCGCTCTTCGGCCGCTCGGAGCGGCCGCGGGTCGGTCGTCGACGCGCGCACGAGGAACCGCGTGTAGTCGTCGAAGTCGATCCCCTCCATCCGCGCGAAGCCCGGCGTGGGGAAGAGCGTGATCACCCACGGCTTGCTCAGGCGGACGTCGGCGAACGGCCGGTCGGCGCCGGCGAGCGCCTGCGCCTGCGGCGCCGAGAGGCCGGCGAAGAGGGTCGGGTCCTCGGCGCCGAGCACCTCGACGTACTTCGTCATCGACTCGTACCGCGCGCGGTGCCACTCCGGCACGCGCTCGAGCTGCCATTGGTTGCCGTGCCGCCCCATCGCCGCCGACCAGACGCGGCCGCGGTCGTTGTTCGGCGGGACGAGCAGCACGTCGGGGACGGCGCCTGCCTCGAGGACCTTCCGCTCGAGGACCGCCATCAGCGGCCAGCAGATCCGCTCTCCCTTGATCATCACCCGGTCCTCGGGGACGATCCCGCCGAGGGAGTGTTCCAGCAAGAACGACGCCCAGGTCTCGAGGTCCTGGGCCGCGACGGTCGGCTCGAGCATTTCTTCTCCTTCGCTGCGTGGGGCGCGCCGATTATCCCCCGTCAGATCACGAGCGCGTACCCCAGCTTGACGAAGAAGGTCCGGTCCCGCATGTCGCGCGCCTGCCAGTCCAGCCCCTCCCGCGTGTCCGAGTAGCCGACGAAGACCATCGTCTGCGGGTTGACCTTGTAGGAGAGGAGGTACTGGCCGAACAGCTCGTCGTCGCGCGCGTCGTACCCGGGCCCGTAGAGGGCGATGTTCCGGTCGATCAGCGTCCGCTGCAGGATCGCCCGCGCGAAGAAGCGGTTCGTGAACTGGTAGATCAGCCGCGCCTGCGAGAGGTTGGCCCGGTAGAGCCACGCGCCGTCGCGCGAGAGGCGCTCGAACGTGTGGTCGAGCTGCAGGTAGAAGTGCCGCCCGACGTTGATCGTCGCGCCGGGGGTGACCGCGAGCACGCGCCCGGCGCGCACCGCGTCGTAGTCCACGCCGGGACCGTACTGCAGGCCGAGCGAGGCGGTGAGGTCCCCGGTCGGGCGGAAGTTGAAGAACAGATAGCTCTGGCCGGTGTCGAAGTCCTTGCCGCCGTAGCGGGTCGCGCTGTAGTCCTGCTCGAGCGTGAGCGAGCTCTGCAGCGGTCCCTCGTAGCGCACGTAGATCTCTCCCTCGCGCCCGAGGTAGTCGCCGTGGTCGGTCTGGATCGCGGCGTTGCTCGTGCCGATCCGGATCCGGTTGTACCAATGTCCGGCGCCGTTCCAGAAGACCCGCTCGCCGCCGGCGTAGACGTTGCGCGTC from bacterium includes the following:
- a CDS encoding aminopeptidase; protein product: MLEPTVAAQDLETWASFLLEHSLGGIVPEDRVMIKGERICWPLMAVLERKVLEAGAVPDVLLVPPNNDRGRVWSAAMGRHGNQWQLERVPEWHRARYESMTKYVEVLGAEDPTLFAGLSAPQAQALAGADRPFADVRLSKPWVITLFPTPGFARMEGIDFDDYTRFLVRASTTDPRPLRAAEERLAPLFKQGKTVTVVTEHPREKRELTLRLGIEPSLPRLSYGLRNFPDGEVFTSPDARRTEGEIFIDLPVNYGGNDIRGIFLRFEGGKIVAYHAEVGHEHLAAIIETDAGSHRLGEIALGMNPGLDRVLKHPLLVEKVGGTLHVAIGASYEDCFEAEPGTPEGRARVEALVEQGILNRSAQHVDIVADFRPGGCGRRVLIDDHELTVRNDVWIAD